CCTTCTTTTAATCTAATATCTCCGTGAGCAGGAACAATATATTTAGGATGAATCATATTCAATAAATCTCTATGATCTTCTCTTGATGCATGTCCTGAAACATGAATATCTTTAAATATTTTACATCTAAAAGGTTCAAGTTTAGCACTTAAAATTTGACTCGCTTCAATATTTACTTGTGTAGGAATAACTTCGGATGAGAAAACTACAATATCATCTTCTTTTAATTCAAATGGAGTTCTAGCTTCAGCAATTCTTGAAAGAACAGCATTATCTTCTCCTTGGTGACCTGTACATACAATAATATAATCTTTTTTATTTTTATTAATTATATCTAGCCATTTATTAATTTCAGCAGGACTCTCAGCAATTGCTACATCTTTTTCTTTAAAATCAATAATTCCTGCATTCTTAGCAGCTTTACAATACTTTGCCATACTTCTACCTAAAAAAACTAATTTTCTTCCAAGTTCGTTAGTAAGTTCCATAATAGATTTAAGTCTAGTGATATGTGATGCAAAAGTTGTAATAACAACACCTTGTGTATTAACAATATCTGTTTCAATGAAAATATCTCTAAGCATTTCTTTTACAACAATTTCAGAAAGAGTTTTTCTTTTAAGATTACTTCTCAAACTATCAACAACAAGCATTGAAATTCCTTCTTTCTTATCAATTTCTCTTAATCTTTCATAATTAGTTCTTTGACCTAAAGCAGGCCTATTATCGAATTTAAAATCATTAGCATACATAATTACTCCATCTTTAGCATGAATTGCAATAATTGCAGCTTGAGGGATTGAATGTGTTGCATTGATAAATTCAATTTCCAAACCTGAAGGGAGAGTAATACTTGAATTAACATTTACTTTGATAAATTTATTTTTAAGTGGTTCTTTAACACTTCTAGAAGATTTCATTAAAACTTTCAAAACTTCAATTGTAAATGGAGATCCATAAATTGGACAATTAAATTTTGAAGCCATATACTGAATAGCACCTACATGATCTAAGTGAGCATGAGAAACAACAATTGCTTTAACCTTATCTTTTTTTGCCATGATTAATTCAGGATTAGCCATAATGTCTTTCTCAATCATCTCTTCAACACTCATGTTATCTACTTCATTATTATAAGCTACAAGATTGCTAAGCTGTAATCCCATATCACAAATAATAATCTCGTCTTCGATTTCAAAAGCTACCATATTTCTGCCGGCTTCGTTAACTCCACCCATTGCATATAATTTATGTTTATTTTTTGTCATTTTTTAAATTAAAATATAGAATAAGTATACAAATTATCATATTATTCATTGATAATGTATTTTCCTTAAATTCTCACTACTTCAAATTTAAGTATATCTTTTTAATAAAAAAGTAAAATAATAAACGAGTTTAATATACTTTATTCTATCCTAGAAGATATTTGTGTTTATTTATTTATAAATGTTCTTATTATCGAACATTATCAAAAGTAGCTATTTTTGTTGAATGTATTGTTTGAACTTTTTCATTTTCCCCCAAATGATTTCTTCATCAAATTTGCCTGCTAAAGCAAGGATAGCCTCCATTTTACCATCCTCATAAACCTCTCCTCTTAGTTCACAAAAATCCGAAATTTTTTTGTTATATTTTAATCTTGAATCTTTATAAATGAATCTAGGAGTAATAGTTCCAATATCTATGCTGAAAATTTCACCTCTTATCTCGATTTCCCCTCCTGGCATTAAACCCTCGAATACTAACTTTCTTCCACCTCTAATCGAATACCATTCCTTGTTCTTATCTTCTGTAATTTCAAAATCAGGGTCATTAATCTTATCTCTTAATTTTTCTCCTTTTTTAATCACTCTTCTTAATTTTGGATAATAAGATAAATATTTTTTAATATTTGTGGTAATCTGTTTTTGGATTATTTTTCCATTTAATTTTAAAGCCTCTTTACTTAGATCTTCCCGCTCTTCATCACTAATCTGAAAAAATTGTTCTTCGTAAAAATATGGGTCGTAATGGTCTACAAAAAGATTTTTAGAATAGTTATTTATTTTATTTAAATCATCGAATTCATATTTTTTAGATTCTGCACATGAATATGTTACAATTGATAAACAAGCACAAGTTGCAATTATTAATTCATTAAGTTTCAATTTACTTAAATTACAACATTATTCCTTTATAATGTTTGTGTTTTCATTTTATTCTTTAAATATAAATGAGTACTCAATCAAATTTAACAAAAAGCATATAAAGGCTTTTTTTCATTAAATTATTATGAAAGATTTATATGAAAAAACAGGAACATTAGCACCAATTTTAAATAAAAGAGAATACACAAAAGATGAAAAAACTGTATTATTACATTTTTTCACAAATATTGATAAAAATGTATATTGTGCAACTGATGCAATGAGTTCGCAATTATACGCTTTTTTAATGGGACAATATTCCAGAACTTCATATTCTATGAGGGATAGATTTTTACAATTATTTGAAGATGCACAAAAAAATTTTGATGAAGGAAAAATAACAAAAGATGATTTTATTTCATTAGGTGATTTGGCCGAATCTATAAAAAATGATAATCGTAAGGGAATACAATATTTCAATGATAAAGCTGCAATTTTTCTAAAAAAATGGGGCGTTGATTATGGTCATAATTCTCTAAAAGATGCAGATAGAATAAGATTTGCAGTAGAAAATATTTCTGAAGTATTCACAAAAGTAATTGAAGCTCCATTTCCAACACTTGGAGATTTCCAAGAAAAGTCTACAAGATATGTAAGTTTTTCAAAAGAAAATATAATTTATTCTCCTAAATTAGAAAAATCAAAATTTGGACCAAAAATAAAAGAATATATGGAAGAATTAATGGATTTATATGAAAAATATTTACCTGTAGTGAAGGATGTTCTTGTTGGAAATAAAGTAATAAATAGGAAAGACTTTCAAAGAGAATCTGCATTTGAGAGAACTCTTAATGCAAAGGCATTTGATATAGTAAGATATTTACTTCCAACAGGAGTAGCAACTTCTCTTGGATGTGGTTTCTCTGCAAGAACTGCTGAATCACATATCTCTGAAATGTTATCTCATCCACTAGAAGAAGTAAGACTCGTTGCAAAATCGATGCATGAAGAAGCAATAAAAGTATCACCTGGTCTTTTAACTCATGTAAAAGAAAATGAGTATTTGAGAATAAAAAGAGAGAAAACTCAAACTATTACTGAAGACATATTTGAAAAGTCCTATCTTGGTGATATTCATCACGGAATTGAAGATTGTAATAGGGTAAAATTAATTTCTTCTGATAATCTAGACAATATAATTGTTGCATCAATTTTATATGAAAACTCTCGAAAAAAAGGAATTTCATTTTTAGATTGTCAGAATAGAGCAGAATATCTCTCACAAAATGTCAAAGAAAAAATAATTGAAGCAGAATTAGGGGATAGAGGTCAATTTGATAGAATGCCAAGAACAATTAGGCATGGAAAAATCATATTTGAATTTTTAACTGATGCTGGTGCATATCGTGATTATCAAAGACACAGAGCTTCACCACAATTATATCAAGGAATGGGAGCAATACATGGATATGATTATCCTGAATATATGGATTTGCTTGGAATGGAAGAATTCACAAAAGACTATGATGAAATAATGACAAAAATAACAAATCTTTCCAGAGAAGTAATCAAAGAAGAAATTTATGAAACAGAATATATTGCAGCATTAGGTCATTTATTAAGAACTACATTTGAAATGGACCCTGGTCAATTAGCATACATTATAGAATTAAGAACAACTCCTCATGGTCATCATTCATACAGGAAATTATTTCAGGAAGTATACAAATTAGTACAATTAAAAGCTCCAATTTTCTCAAAATATATTCGAGTAGATCAAGATCTTCAAGCAACAAGAGTAAAACAAGAAGAAAAAGCTGCTAAAAAGAGAGAAGAATTAGGTTTGAATTAAATCATTTAAAATATGAAAAATTAATACATTCATCAGTTTTTGATCTCATAGTTATATCTTTAAATTCATCTCTATAATCTAATACGATTTCTTGAATTATAGGGTCTATATGTCCTTGGAAGTCTTGACCCCATTGATCTTTATATTCTCCAGTTAACATTCCTAAAAATTCATCTTGTTCAATAGCTTTTCGGTAAGGTCTATCATTAGTCATAGCATCATTTAAGTCACCTAGCATTATTATTTTTGCACCAAGTGGAATGCTCTCTCCTTTTAAGTCTAGTCCATATCCTGTACCATCTGATCTCCAATGATGATTTCCTGCGGCAGAATAAGCAAATTCTAATCCTGGAATATTTTTTAAAAGTCTTGCCCCATATTCTGCATGTTTTGTGACAATTTGGAACTCTTCTTTACTTAATTTTCTTGGAGCATGTAAGATATTCCAAGGTACAAATATTTTCCCTATATCATGAAGAAGACCTGCGAAAACTAGTTGATTGAAATAATTTGTGTGATATTCATTCACACTTTTATCAATAGCTCCTCTAAATTCTTTTTGTAATATTTTATACTCAGATTTGTTTGATAAATTTATTTTCTCCCATATAAATTTTCCAAGATATCCACTAAGAAATCCCATTCTTAAATCGTGAGAATGAGGTTCATTATCATAACCTCTAAAATGAGTTTGAATTGACTTACATGTAGAATAAGCACCACGGTCAGTTATTTCTCCATTAATTATGTCAAATTCTATATTTAGACAAATATAATCTGTTATGTCATGACCAGTTTTATCTTTTTTAGGAATTCCATTTAAATCAGTCCTTGGCACTCCGACAGAAATTCTTTTCTTTACTCTGTTTTCTAATAGTTGTTCTAATAGGAAGTTTGGTTGTATTGGAATAACTTTAGATTTCAATGAAGGAATTATTCTTTCAAAATTATATGAGTTATCACACAGTAAATTATTTTTAATTCTATGTTGTAAACTCCCTCCTTCTTGACATCCAATACACTTATTACTACCCTTGAATTCAATTCCATCGCTTTTAACTATTAGACTTGGTGGCATTCTCTTATTGTTATGAATATTTCAATAGTTATATATGTTACTACTTAATGTACGCACAACTTTTCAAATATATTATGTATATATTAAACTTTCATCACAAACTAAACTAAAAAATAATTATTTTTTATGTGCATTTTAAAAATCCTATTTTCAAATAGTTTTATAAATCATCTTTCTTTTAATTTAATATGGAACAAGGAGAAAGAATTACTCCAATGATGAAACAATTTCTTGAATTAAAAAAACAATATTCGGACTGTATTCTCTTATTTAGAGCAGGAGATTTTTATGAAACATTCTATGATGATGCTAAAATTGCATCAAAAGTTCTTGGAATTACATTAACAAAAAGAGGTGAAACTCCAATGGCAGGAGTCCCATTTCATTCAATAAATCCCTACATTAAAAAATTAGTTCAAAACAATTACAAGGTTGCAATGTGCGAACAATTAGAAGACCCTAAACAAGCAAAAGGTTTGGTAAAAAGAGGAGTAACAAGAGTAATTACTCCTGGAACAATTCTGGAAGATGAATACCTTTCTTCTTCTGAAAATAATTATATTATGTGCATATATTCTCCAAAAGATATTTCTGAAAAATATGGAATATCTATAGTTGATATTACAACTTCAGAATTTTTAACAACTCAAGTAACAAAATTAGAAGATGTGAAAACCATAATTAAGAGATATTCTCCTAATGAAATAATTTTAAATGAATCTTCATTTGTAAGAGGACTAAAGGAAAATATTAAAAATTCAAATATATATTATAATTTTTTATCTGACATAAGATTCAATATTAATTATGCAAACGAAATACTAAAAAAACAATTTGGACATAAATCTGAAGAATTAGGACTTGAATCAAAAGAATACTCAGTAATTTCCTCTGGTGCTTTATTGTTTTATATTTACAAACTTCAAAAATTAGAGCTATCTCACATAAACAAAATCACATATATTAATCTATCATCTAATATGGTTTTAGATTCAATTAGTTTAAGAAATTTAGAAATAATTGAGAGTCTTTACATAAAAGATAAATCCAAAACTCTTTATGGAATTTTAAATAATACTAAAACTTCAATTGGGGCAAGACTCCTTAAATCACACATTGTAACACCTCTATTAGATAAGAAAGAAATCAATAAAAGA
The nucleotide sequence above comes from Candidatus Woesearchaeota archaeon. Encoded proteins:
- a CDS encoding MBL fold metallo-hydrolase is translated as MTKNKHKLYAMGGVNEAGRNMVAFEIEDEIIICDMGLQLSNLVAYNNEVDNMSVEEMIEKDIMANPELIMAKKDKVKAIVVSHAHLDHVGAIQYMASKFNCPIYGSPFTIEVLKVLMKSSRSVKEPLKNKFIKVNVNSSITLPSGLEIEFINATHSIPQAAIIAIHAKDGVIMYANDFKFDNRPALGQRTNYERLREIDKKEGISMLVVDSLRSNLKRKTLSEIVVKEMLRDIFIETDIVNTQGVVITTFASHITRLKSIMELTNELGRKLVFLGRSMAKYCKAAKNAGIIDFKEKDVAIAESPAEINKWLDIINKNKKDYIIVCTGHQGEDNAVLSRIAEARTPFELKEDDIVVFSSEVIPTQVNIEASQILSAKLEPFRCKIFKDIHVSGHASREDHRDLLNMIHPKYIVPAHGDIRLKEGMIELAEELGYEEGNTLLVLDDQKVVEFESIKDI
- a CDS encoding FAD-dependent thymidylate synthase, translating into MKDLYEKTGTLAPILNKREYTKDEKTVLLHFFTNIDKNVYCATDAMSSQLYAFLMGQYSRTSYSMRDRFLQLFEDAQKNFDEGKITKDDFISLGDLAESIKNDNRKGIQYFNDKAAIFLKKWGVDYGHNSLKDADRIRFAVENISEVFTKVIEAPFPTLGDFQEKSTRYVSFSKENIIYSPKLEKSKFGPKIKEYMEELMDLYEKYLPVVKDVLVGNKVINRKDFQRESAFERTLNAKAFDIVRYLLPTGVATSLGCGFSARTAESHISEMLSHPLEEVRLVAKSMHEEAIKVSPGLLTHVKENEYLRIKREKTQTITEDIFEKSYLGDIHHGIEDCNRVKLISSDNLDNIIVASILYENSRKKGISFLDCQNRAEYLSQNVKEKIIEAELGDRGQFDRMPRTIRHGKIIFEFLTDAGAYRDYQRHRASPQLYQGMGAIHGYDYPEYMDLLGMEEFTKDYDEIMTKITNLSREVIKEEIYETEYIAALGHLLRTTFEMDPGQLAYIIELRTTPHGHHSYRKLFQEVYKLVQLKAPIFSKYIRVDQDLQATRVKQEEKAAKKREELGLN
- a CDS encoding HD domain-containing protein is translated as MPPSLIVKSDGIEFKGSNKCIGCQEGGSLQHRIKNNLLCDNSYNFERIIPSLKSKVIPIQPNFLLEQLLENRVKKRISVGVPRTDLNGIPKKDKTGHDITDYICLNIEFDIINGEITDRGAYSTCKSIQTHFRGYDNEPHSHDLRMGFLSGYLGKFIWEKINLSNKSEYKILQKEFRGAIDKSVNEYHTNYFNQLVFAGLLHDIGKIFVPWNILHAPRKLSKEEFQIVTKHAEYGARLLKNIPGLEFAYSAAGNHHWRSDGTGYGLDLKGESIPLGAKIIMLGDLNDAMTNDRPYRKAIEQDEFLGMLTGEYKDQWGQDFQGHIDPIIQEIVLDYRDEFKDITMRSKTDECINFSYFK